The Persephonella atlantica genome includes a window with the following:
- a CDS encoding type IV secretory system conjugative DNA transfer family protein, whose amino-acid sequence MKEIVLDKGYITLGRGYEIKQDGSSGDVGFIKITDADLSTHIHILGATGAGKTLLLKFLDTQFLYNGYSLIKLDMKFDEDNFKLVYALSHYLNKPFYFLNLAAATESASGLSGYGTHSYNPLETGDELSITAKIMQATKGQAAVSYYEEVKETTVKAFVSAFLGTGKRWSFRDWYATLIDYEILYELIKQTKNQQAKSYLYNLYERLNDDKKRMQAEKDISGLRNFTAKMSDYDFLNSYVSDINFEKLVFADAVIYVVLPKLLFGEVAKSLGKMIASDLQYITGYLSANMQKTKVVLSIDEFENFVFEGIQDLFNKGRSAGVRIIAAHQSLSDISHEEKETMKKIIQANTRIKIFLAQADTESAQWFSQLLGKRPIRIAFGIEDAVNVQDNYAYLVEPHQLTSLHNFQAYFYVRGKAYRGHIYTVPSDFEIGKDVPYLKIKPTINRESGIRLWERLLAKQV is encoded by the coding sequence ATGAAAGAAATAGTGTTAGATAAAGGTTATATTACACTTGGCAGGGGATACGAAATAAAACAGGATGGAAGCTCTGGAGATGTTGGGTTTATAAAAATTACAGATGCAGACCTGTCAACACACATACACATCCTCGGTGCTACTGGAGCAGGGAAAACACTTTTACTGAAGTTCTTAGACACCCAGTTTTTATACAACGGATACAGCCTTATTAAATTAGATATGAAATTTGATGAGGATAATTTTAAACTGGTATATGCTTTATCCCATTATCTAAATAAACCTTTTTATTTCTTAAATCTGGCAGCTGCAACTGAAAGTGCTTCTGGCTTGTCTGGATACGGAACCCATTCTTACAACCCTCTGGAAACAGGAGATGAACTTTCTATTACAGCAAAAATTATGCAGGCTACAAAAGGGCAGGCAGCTGTTTCCTACTATGAAGAAGTTAAAGAAACCACTGTTAAAGCCTTTGTTTCTGCATTTTTAGGGACGGGCAAAAGATGGTCTTTTAGAGACTGGTATGCAACTCTGATAGATTACGAAATCCTTTATGAGCTCATAAAACAAACTAAAAACCAGCAGGCCAAAAGCTACTTATACAACCTATATGAAAGACTGAATGACGACAAAAAAAGAATGCAGGCAGAAAAGGACATATCAGGACTTAGAAACTTTACTGCAAAAATGTCTGACTATGATTTTTTAAACTCTTACGTGTCAGATATAAATTTTGAAAAGCTGGTTTTTGCTGATGCTGTTATTTATGTAGTTTTACCGAAGCTTTTGTTTGGAGAGGTGGCAAAAAGCCTTGGAAAAATGATAGCTTCAGACCTGCAGTATATTACCGGTTATCTATCAGCAAACATGCAAAAAACAAAAGTGGTATTAAGCATAGATGAGTTTGAAAACTTTGTTTTTGAAGGTATCCAGGACTTATTTAATAAAGGTAGAAGTGCAGGAGTAAGAATAATTGCAGCCCATCAATCTCTTTCCGATATATCCCACGAGGAAAAGGAAACAATGAAAAAAATAATACAGGCAAACACCAGAATAAAAATATTTTTAGCTCAAGCCGATACCGAAAGTGCCCAGTGGTTCAGCCAGTTATTAGGCAAAAGACCTATAAGAATAGCTTTCGGGATAGAAGATGCTGTAAACGTTCAGGATAATTATGCGTATCTGGTAGAACCTCATCAGCTAACGTCTCTGCATAACTTTCAAGCTTATTTCTACGTTCGTGGAAAAGCATATAGAGGACACATATATACCGTCCCATCCGATTTTGAGATAGGAAAAGATGTTCCATACCTAAAAATAAAACCGACCATAAACAGAGAAAGCGGAATAAGATTGTGGGAGAGGCTCTTAGCAAAGCAAGTATAG
- a CDS encoding nucleotidyl transferase AbiEii/AbiGii toxin family protein, which translates to MFNVSVKVLELVNSDDEKKIRFEAMKTILQDIAKANKPLVFKGGSALMFFYQLDRFSEDLDFDAVKKTDIFNLLSKRYPVSLAKDTDTTKRYKVDIGLSKPLKVEVSFRKRSLDDFQNFSGINVYTVNSIFKQKLNAMENRTIARDLYDVAFILDNYFSRLDDSFKEKAKSLLKDFDKLLEKYLTAFVDDELIGESGFDKTEGRLKDVKQKIFLKDNSVKLNLLFGKGKNKGLRR; encoded by the coding sequence ATGTTTAATGTTTCTGTTAAGGTTTTAGAACTTGTTAATAGTGATGATGAAAAAAAGATTAGATTTGAGGCCATGAAAACTATCTTGCAGGATATTGCAAAAGCCAATAAGCCTTTGGTTTTTAAAGGTGGCTCTGCTTTGATGTTTTTCTATCAGTTAGACAGGTTTTCTGAGGATTTGGATTTTGATGCAGTTAAGAAAACTGATATTTTTAATTTGCTTTCTAAAAGGTATCCTGTTAGTTTAGCTAAAGATACTGATACAACCAAGAGATATAAGGTTGATATTGGTTTATCTAAACCTTTAAAAGTTGAAGTGTCTTTTAGAAAAAGGAGTTTAGATGATTTCCAAAATTTTTCTGGTATTAATGTTTATACTGTTAACTCTATCTTCAAGCAGAAATTGAATGCTATGGAAAATAGAACTATTGCAAGGGATTTATATGATGTGGCTTTTATTTTGGATAATTATTTTTCAAGGTTAGATGACAGTTTCAAGGAAAAAGCTAAATCTTTGCTTAAGGACTTTGATAAATTACTTGAAAAATATTTAACTGCTTTTGTTGATGATGAGCTTATTGGTGAAAGTGGTTTTGATAAAACAGAAGGTAGATTAAAGGATGTTAAGCAGAAGATTTTTCTTAAAGACAATTCGGTTAAGTTAAATCTGCTTTTTGGTAAAGGTAAAAATAAAGGTCTTAGAAGATAA